In Planococcus shixiaomingii, the DNA window AAAAGAAGCCATATTAATTGGGACAAGAGGGGATTTATGTATGTATCGAACAATACTAGAGCCAAGGGTTTCGGAAACAGACGGGGTGGGGCATATCAACAATACGACGCTGCCGGTCTGGTTTGAAGCAGCCCGAAATCCGTTATTCAGCTTGTTTACGCCGGACCATGATTTTGGGAAATGGAAAATGGTGATCGTCAAGACTACGTTGGAATTCATCAAGCAAATTTATTTTGGCACCGATGTGGAAATCCGGGTCTGGGTGAAAAAAGTAGGCAATTCCAGCCTTGAACTGTATGAAGAACTTTATCAAAATGAAGTTTTATGTGCTAAGAATACGGTCGTTTATGTGAA includes these proteins:
- a CDS encoding acyl-CoA thioesterase — protein: MYRTILEPRVSETDGVGHINNTTLPVWFEAARNPLFSLFTPDHDFGKWKMVIVKTTLEFIKQIYFGTDVEIRVWVKKVGNSSLELYEELYQNEVLCAKNTVVYVNYDLTAQKSEKIPAEIRQELNKHLLG